From the genome of Candidatus Hadarchaeales archaeon, one region includes:
- a CDS encoding 30S ribosomal protein S27ae yields the protein MTEKVGGRKSKLYKIEGERLKRLRRFCPRCGEGVFMAEHENRYSCGRCGYTEFKKK from the coding sequence TTGACAGAAAAAGTTGGGGGTAGAAAATCTAAACTGTATAAAATTGAGGGAGAACGCTTGAAGAGACTTAGACGTTTCTGTCCTCGCTGTGGTGAAGGAGTGTTTATGGCCGAACATGAAAATCGGTATTCATGCGGTAGATGTGGATATACAGAATTTAAGAAAAAATAA
- a CDS encoding DUF359 domain-containing protein: protein MRPKHVLELPEDLRKELKKPLGVVKKDFEEIANFIRERNPPRIVSVGDFVSVKLLEKEIFPDILVIDFKIERADVLQPVLNMLRNAPYQETRIKNAAGTLNPALWDIFEKASGKMRVIVEGEEDLVTIPAVLTSPIGSIVIYGQPGEGTVIIEVTEEKKREFEKILKRFTSAGSP from the coding sequence GTGCGTCCAAAACATGTTTTGGAGTTGCCGGAAGACCTTCGCAAAGAGCTGAAAAAGCCGTTGGGTGTTGTTAAAAAAGATTTCGAGGAAATCGCCAATTTCATTCGAGAAAGGAATCCTCCGAGGATCGTATCAGTGGGGGATTTCGTGAGTGTAAAACTTCTTGAGAAAGAGATTTTTCCCGATATACTGGTGATTGATTTCAAAATAGAGAGAGCAGATGTCCTTCAACCTGTTTTGAACATGTTACGCAATGCACCATACCAAGAAACTCGTATAAAAAATGCAGCTGGGACCCTAAATCCAGCTCTATGGGATATCTTCGAAAAAGCGAGCGGTAAGATGAGAGTAATTGTTGAAGGAGAGGAGGATCTTGTGACGATTCCTGCAGTGTTGACTTCTCCGATCGGGTCGATAGTAATATACGGTCAGCCTGGCGAAGGAACGGTAATCATCGAAGTTACAGAGGAAAAAAAGCGGGAATTCGAGAAAATTTTGAAAAGATTCACTTCGGCGGGATCCCCCTAA
- a CDS encoding ATP-dependent DNA ligase, whose product MEFSKLAELCEKLEKTRKRNVMIETVARFISGLEKSEVRPVCDMLLGKSASASELGKGLGWESIKKVVLKVTGLKESEFWKFFKETGDLGETTKIAFEKRKIAPVSLHPRQLTVEEVWAILHKISEISGKGANERKEKLLEGLLNRCGPTEAKLLVKILTGEMRTGFKGEMLKNSLAKAFGISEEEIERAVGVMADISEVAARIAEKGKDAISSLQISTFQPVEPMLAQIAKDVQEALSLHGGQTSFEFKLDGARIQLHKKGSIVKVFSRSLKDVSVCLPEIVEKVQEIKAEEAILDGEVIAVDQHGNPLPFQYLLRRFRREMEVPKIVKGIFLKLQLFDVLYVDGQVTTNLPYLQRREKLLNLIPPDCIVPAMITSSKKEAEEFLNEAIKQGHEGLVAKALHGKYLLGSRSELWLKIKPVLEPLDLVIVGAEWGHGRRARYLSDYYLGALDEKTGKFEIVGKTFKGLSDKELEQMTKRLIDLKISEEGRTVWVKPEIVVEVFYNEIQKSPKYPCGMALRFARINRIREEKTAEQADTLQKLRKIFESQRKIY is encoded by the coding sequence ATGGAATTCTCTAAGCTTGCCGAACTTTGTGAGAAGCTTGAAAAAACGAGAAAAAGAAATGTGATGATTGAAACCGTTGCTCGATTTATAAGTGGACTGGAAAAATCAGAAGTTAGACCTGTGTGTGACATGCTTCTTGGAAAGTCGGCTTCGGCGAGTGAACTGGGCAAAGGACTGGGTTGGGAGTCCATCAAAAAAGTGGTTCTAAAAGTCACGGGGTTAAAAGAATCGGAATTCTGGAAGTTTTTCAAAGAAACAGGAGACCTTGGAGAGACAACCAAAATAGCATTTGAGAAAAGGAAAATAGCCCCCGTCTCGCTTCATCCGAGGCAATTGACAGTTGAAGAAGTTTGGGCCATTCTTCACAAGATTTCTGAAATTAGTGGTAAAGGCGCAAATGAGCGAAAAGAAAAACTGCTGGAAGGCTTGCTAAATCGCTGTGGTCCGACTGAGGCAAAACTTCTCGTGAAGATACTGACTGGAGAGATGAGAACAGGATTCAAGGGAGAAATGCTCAAGAACAGCTTGGCAAAAGCTTTCGGCATCAGTGAGGAGGAGATTGAGAGAGCAGTTGGAGTCATGGCTGACATAAGTGAAGTCGCTGCCAGAATTGCAGAAAAGGGAAAGGATGCGATTTCTTCTCTGCAAATATCCACTTTTCAGCCAGTAGAGCCCATGCTTGCCCAAATAGCCAAGGATGTACAAGAAGCGTTATCGCTGCACGGCGGGCAAACCTCTTTTGAATTCAAATTGGATGGCGCCCGCATCCAGCTTCACAAAAAAGGTAGCATTGTCAAAGTATTCAGCAGAAGTTTGAAAGATGTTTCTGTTTGTCTGCCTGAAATTGTTGAAAAGGTTCAGGAAATAAAAGCTGAGGAAGCGATCTTGGACGGAGAAGTGATCGCAGTCGACCAACATGGCAACCCACTTCCTTTCCAATATCTTTTGAGAAGATTCAGGCGTGAGATGGAGGTTCCAAAAATTGTGAAGGGAATTTTTCTCAAGTTACAACTTTTTGACGTTTTATACGTAGACGGTCAGGTCACGACAAACTTGCCATACCTGCAAAGGAGAGAAAAACTGCTAAATCTGATCCCACCAGATTGTATAGTTCCAGCAATGATTACTTCAAGCAAAAAGGAAGCAGAGGAATTTCTGAATGAAGCAATCAAGCAGGGGCATGAGGGGCTTGTAGCAAAAGCGCTACATGGAAAATATCTACTGGGATCTAGAAGCGAATTATGGTTAAAAATAAAACCGGTGTTGGAGCCTTTGGATCTCGTGATAGTCGGAGCAGAGTGGGGTCATGGGCGAAGAGCCAGATATCTCTCAGACTACTATCTTGGAGCTTTAGACGAGAAAACCGGAAAATTTGAAATCGTTGGGAAAACGTTCAAGGGTCTCTCTGATAAAGAACTCGAGCAGATGACTAAAAGGCTCATAGACTTAAAAATCTCTGAAGAAGGACGAACGGTTTGGGTTAAGCCGGAGATCGTTGTGGAAGTATTCTACAACGAGATTCAAAAAAGCCCAAAATATCCGTGTGGCATGGCCCTCCGGTTTGCAAGAATAAACAGAATTCGCGAGGAAAAGACTGCCGAGCAAGCGGACACTTTGCAGAAGCTTCGCAAAATATTCGAATCACAGAGAAAAATCTATTAA
- a CDS encoding HD domain-containing protein, with protein sequence MKKTVHDPVHGSITVHGAVLDLLDTVEVQRLRGIKQLGLANVAFPGANHSRFEHALGASHMAEKVSTILKLSKDERELLKVTALLHDVGHAPYSHTFEQLMLDVLGLDHMEITGKILEGKISVESSRKLRSLNVPRTCDVLKEWGLSAKEISLLLLGKHEKEYLGDLLHSEIDVDQLDYLLRDSHYTGVALGMVDAERIINTLVVRQNKLCVLEKGIEAIEGLLTARSLMYSSVYYHHTVRTAEVMLANAVDFVIRGVSKREALRLFTMNDAQLMVFLDSVGGFVSELVARLRYRTLFKPVYVRPRTKLSEEEKKEYLEKFGRWSKIRKIQEEIAEEAGVEVGRVMIDVPVVDIIISEPRISKVEMPVLSRGKLHNLAELSPLAEAIKQRQSPKFFLRVLADPRFEEQVERAAKRIFD encoded by the coding sequence GTGAAAAAAACAGTCCACGATCCCGTACACGGGAGTATAACAGTTCATGGTGCTGTCCTAGACCTTCTCGATACTGTTGAGGTTCAAAGATTACGTGGAATAAAACAGCTAGGATTAGCGAACGTGGCTTTTCCTGGAGCGAACCACTCTAGATTTGAGCATGCCTTAGGTGCTTCCCACATGGCTGAAAAAGTTTCGACGATCCTAAAATTGTCGAAAGATGAAAGAGAACTTCTCAAAGTCACAGCGCTTTTGCACGATGTTGGACATGCTCCATATTCCCACACATTTGAACAACTCATGTTGGACGTCCTTGGATTAGACCATATGGAAATTACCGGAAAAATTTTAGAAGGAAAGATTTCAGTTGAGAGTTCAAGAAAATTGCGATCTCTCAATGTGCCAAGAACTTGCGATGTTCTTAAAGAATGGGGTTTATCCGCAAAAGAAATTTCACTCCTGCTTCTTGGAAAACATGAAAAGGAGTATTTGGGCGACCTTCTTCATAGCGAAATCGATGTTGACCAACTTGACTATTTGCTCCGCGATTCTCACTACACCGGTGTAGCACTTGGCATGGTCGACGCCGAACGAATTATAAATACGCTTGTTGTTCGGCAAAATAAATTATGCGTACTTGAAAAGGGAATAGAAGCAATTGAGGGGCTTCTTACGGCTAGAAGTCTAATGTACAGTTCCGTTTACTATCATCACACAGTGAGGACGGCAGAGGTCATGCTAGCAAATGCAGTAGATTTCGTAATTCGTGGAGTTTCCAAACGCGAAGCTTTAAGGTTGTTCACAATGAACGATGCACAATTAATGGTTTTTCTAGATTCAGTCGGCGGTTTCGTGTCAGAACTCGTGGCAAGATTACGATATAGAACGCTTTTTAAACCAGTCTATGTTAGACCAAGAACCAAACTTTCTGAAGAGGAGAAGAAGGAATATTTAGAAAAGTTCGGCAGATGGTCCAAAATACGCAAGATTCAGGAGGAAATCGCGGAAGAAGCAGGGGTTGAAGTCGGCAGAGTTATGATCGACGTTCCGGTTGTCGATATCATCATCTCAGAGCCCAGAATATCCAAAGTCGAAATGCCAGTTTTGTCTAGGGGAAAACTGCACAATCTTGCGGAGCTCTCTCCTCTTGCCGAAGCAATAAAACAACGACAAAGTCCCAAGTTTTTCCTGAGAGTTTTGGCTGATCCGAGATTTGAAGAGCAGGTAGAAAGGGCAGCAAAAAGGATCTTTGATTGA
- a CDS encoding tRNA(Ile)(2)-agmatinylcytidine synthase: MFLHVGIDDTDSPRGMCTTYVGAVAIERAQKLGAELVDYPRLIRLNPCWPEKTRGNCAVAFLLKLGEDLLDKIKKAILKTVEELAEEDEKTNPGVVFYPKRKIPPELSDFALRVVRDIVTIDEARELARLICAEIYEFRKGKGIIGALAAIGHPLDRDFTFEYIAYRIPQNYGKPRKVDPESVREMNEKTFPLTFDNIDPWTGEIKITPHTPCPILYGIRGESPEILEKAAEIVKVGEPIERTIIYKTNQATDEHLIPAKIKEIKPLRSYSVRGFVSSKPRVIPGGHVIFTINDDTGKIHCAAYEPTRKFREIVLQLMPGDEIVVHGSVKEKPGIPLTLNLEKIEVLKLAEKIIKVNPTCPICGRRTKSMGRGKGYECEKCKYKFPPEAVEYRKKPRIILPGKFEVPPRARRHLSKPLVREFRSKIGELTLLKCEDEK; encoded by the coding sequence ATGTTCCTTCACGTAGGAATAGACGATACGGATTCCCCACGCGGCATGTGCACTACCTATGTAGGAGCAGTAGCGATAGAACGTGCTCAAAAGCTCGGAGCCGAACTTGTCGATTACCCACGGTTGATAAGGTTGAATCCTTGCTGGCCTGAAAAGACAAGAGGAAACTGTGCCGTGGCTTTTTTGCTTAAACTTGGTGAAGATCTTTTAGACAAGATCAAAAAAGCAATCTTGAAAACAGTGGAAGAACTGGCCGAGGAAGATGAAAAGACGAATCCGGGCGTGGTATTTTATCCGAAAAGGAAGATACCTCCAGAACTTTCTGATTTTGCGCTCCGTGTTGTTCGCGACATAGTGACAATTGATGAGGCTAGAGAACTTGCACGTCTCATATGTGCGGAAATTTATGAATTCAGAAAGGGGAAAGGAATCATTGGAGCCCTAGCCGCAATTGGACATCCACTCGACAGAGATTTCACTTTCGAATACATTGCATATCGAATCCCTCAGAATTACGGAAAACCTAGGAAAGTTGATCCAGAAAGCGTAAGGGAAATGAACGAAAAAACATTCCCACTCACTTTTGACAATATCGACCCATGGACTGGCGAAATCAAGATCACTCCACACACCCCGTGTCCGATTCTTTATGGGATCCGCGGTGAATCTCCTGAGATTTTGGAGAAAGCCGCGGAGATTGTTAAAGTTGGAGAACCAATTGAGCGTACGATTATTTATAAGACAAATCAAGCGACCGATGAACACCTAATACCTGCAAAAATAAAAGAAATAAAACCGCTTCGTTCCTACTCTGTACGCGGTTTTGTGAGTTCAAAACCAAGGGTTATCCCTGGTGGTCATGTTATCTTCACCATAAATGACGACACAGGTAAAATTCACTGTGCAGCATATGAGCCGACCAGAAAGTTCAGAGAAATTGTGCTGCAGCTTATGCCTGGAGACGAGATTGTTGTTCACGGTAGCGTCAAAGAGAAACCCGGGATCCCTCTAACCCTAAATTTGGAAAAGATAGAAGTGCTCAAGCTTGCCGAGAAGATAATAAAAGTTAATCCGACCTGCCCAATCTGTGGAAGGAGAACGAAATCCATGGGTAGGGGCAAGGGATATGAATGTGAAAAATGCAAATACAAGTTTCCTCCCGAGGCTGTAGAATATCGGAAAAAACCCAGAATAATTCTTCCTGGAAAATTCGAAGTTCCACCAAGAGCCAGAAGACATCTTTCGAAACCGCTTGTAAGAGAGTTCAGGAGCAAGATTGGCGAGCTCACGCTTTTAAAATGTGAAGATGAAAAATGA
- the apgM gene encoding 2,3-bisphosphoglycerate-independent phosphoglycerate mutase, translated as MRAVLIICDGMADRPVPELANKTPLEIAHKPNMDWLAKHGVCGIMDTVEAGVPPGSDTAHLALLGYNPFEVYTGRGPFEAAGAGIELKPGDIAFRANFATVDEKGIIVDRRAGRIQEAKLLEEAISKIKIKGVEIIFKATIGHRGVLVLRGKGLSHEVSDSDPHATGVKPLKIFPKLIEEKRTPEYPLIAGGVRKLVIRRSRALKTAKILNEFSRKAHEVLRKHEVNLRRIKEGKPPANYILLRGPGVVPHLSSLEERTGLKGACVAAAALVKGVCRLAGMTVPDVPGATGSVNTDLASKVKTTLKLLEDHDIVLLHIKGLDEASHDHDPRKKVEFIEKIDSILPQLIEATDFILLTADHTTPVSVGDHTADPVPVVIYGPGVRVDDVEKFGERDAAKGGLGRINGRHLLPILADLMGKSHKFGA; from the coding sequence ATGAGAGCAGTTCTCATAATTTGCGATGGTATGGCGGACCGTCCGGTTCCAGAGCTCGCAAACAAAACACCTCTTGAAATCGCACACAAACCGAACATGGACTGGCTGGCGAAACACGGCGTATGTGGAATAATGGACACTGTTGAGGCAGGGGTGCCTCCGGGGAGTGATACCGCGCACCTCGCGCTTTTGGGTTACAATCCTTTTGAGGTCTACACGGGAAGGGGCCCCTTTGAAGCCGCTGGTGCCGGAATAGAGCTTAAGCCTGGAGACATAGCCTTCCGCGCAAACTTCGCGACAGTTGACGAAAAAGGGATAATTGTAGATAGAAGGGCAGGTAGGATACAAGAAGCCAAGCTATTGGAGGAAGCGATTAGCAAAATAAAGATCAAGGGAGTAGAAATAATTTTCAAAGCGACAATTGGACATCGCGGTGTTTTAGTTCTACGCGGGAAGGGTCTATCACATGAAGTTTCAGATTCCGATCCGCATGCAACGGGAGTGAAACCGCTAAAGATTTTTCCGAAATTAATTGAAGAAAAAAGAACTCCTGAATATCCTTTAATTGCAGGAGGGGTAAGAAAGTTGGTCATAAGAAGAAGCCGGGCGCTTAAAACCGCAAAAATTTTGAACGAGTTCTCTCGTAAAGCGCACGAAGTGTTACGTAAACATGAGGTTAATCTTCGAAGGATAAAAGAAGGAAAACCACCTGCGAATTACATTTTGCTCAGAGGGCCCGGGGTGGTTCCTCATCTATCGTCCTTGGAAGAGAGAACCGGTCTGAAAGGGGCCTGTGTCGCTGCTGCGGCACTTGTAAAAGGCGTGTGCAGACTTGCAGGAATGACAGTTCCAGATGTTCCCGGAGCAACGGGGAGCGTAAACACGGATCTTGCGAGCAAGGTTAAGACCACTCTCAAACTTTTAGAAGATCACGATATCGTTCTCCTTCATATAAAAGGTCTGGACGAAGCGAGCCATGATCATGATCCGAGAAAGAAAGTAGAATTCATAGAAAAAATAGATTCTATTTTGCCCCAGTTAATTGAGGCTACGGATTTTATATTGCTTACAGCGGATCACACAACGCCAGTGAGTGTTGGAGATCACACAGCAGATCCTGTACCCGTTGTGATTTACGGACCTGGCGTTAGGGTCGATGATGTGGAAAAATTCGGAGAAAGGGATGCTGCGAAGGGTGGACTCGGCAGGATCAATGGTCGTCATTTGCTCCCGATTTTGGCAGACCTCATGGGAAAAAGTCACAAATTCGGTGCCTGA
- the mtnA gene encoding S-methyl-5-thioribose-1-phosphate isomerase → MKTVEFRNGRVYLIDQSLIPWKYRVIECKTVGEVALAIKNMKIRGAPAIGVAGAMGVALAAVRSRRKSKERILQDVERAARILKETRPTAVDLFHAIERVLRACRDSRDVRKAAVEEALKIAKEDVERNKRIGEYGEKLVPDGATILTHCNAGALATVDYGTALGVIRACVEKGKRIQVIATETRPLLQGARLTAWELKKEGIPVKVIVDSAAGYLMKLGEVDVILVGADRIAANGDTANKIGTYTLSVLAKQHGVSFYVAAPSSTFDFKVKNGSEIPIEERHPDEIAKIGSIRILPKNIPVWNPAFDVTPAENITAFITEFGVFKPKELKKLRHRICDFFP, encoded by the coding sequence ATGAAAACAGTCGAGTTTAGGAATGGGAGAGTTTACCTCATCGACCAGTCTCTCATTCCTTGGAAGTATCGAGTAATCGAATGTAAAACGGTGGGTGAAGTCGCACTAGCGATAAAGAACATGAAAATCCGTGGAGCACCAGCAATAGGCGTGGCCGGCGCGATGGGTGTTGCACTGGCCGCGGTAAGAAGCAGAAGAAAATCTAAAGAGAGGATCCTGCAAGATGTCGAAAGAGCCGCTCGCATTCTAAAGGAAACCCGTCCAACCGCTGTCGATCTTTTTCATGCTATCGAACGCGTTCTCCGAGCTTGCAGAGACTCGAGAGACGTACGCAAAGCCGCTGTTGAAGAAGCACTAAAAATAGCCAAAGAAGATGTCGAAAGAAACAAAAGGATCGGAGAATACGGCGAAAAACTAGTTCCAGACGGAGCCACGATTCTGACACATTGCAACGCTGGAGCGCTCGCAACAGTAGATTATGGGACAGCGCTAGGTGTTATCAGAGCCTGCGTGGAGAAAGGAAAAAGGATACAGGTGATTGCTACCGAAACTCGACCGCTTTTACAGGGTGCTCGGCTTACTGCTTGGGAACTTAAAAAAGAGGGAATTCCGGTGAAGGTGATAGTTGACAGTGCTGCCGGATATCTGATGAAGCTCGGTGAAGTAGATGTTATACTTGTCGGTGCGGATAGAATTGCAGCAAATGGAGACACCGCTAACAAAATCGGGACATATACTCTTTCCGTTCTGGCGAAACAGCACGGTGTTTCATTTTACGTGGCAGCGCCTTCAAGCACGTTTGATTTCAAAGTCAAAAATGGATCTGAAATTCCAATAGAAGAAAGACACCCCGATGAGATCGCAAAAATTGGGAGCATTCGAATACTTCCTAAAAACATTCCAGTGTGGAATCCCGCTTTCGATGTAACACCCGCTGAGAACATAACCGCCTTTATAACAGAATTCGGTGTGTTTAAGCCAAAAGAACTTAAGAAGCTCAGGCACCGAATTTGTGACTTTTTCCCATGA
- a CDS encoding DHH family phosphoesterase — MLKPFEKAARIVNENRHKEILVISHSDADGVCAAAIISKCLEREEIEYSVKFVETPHKESFKDMPSADLTILADVGSSLLDHLCERFSNSKLIILDHHEIDQDIHQENLVHLNAHLLGMDGGIEISGAGMAYLFALALYEKNVDLSHLAIIGALGDAQDLWGELKGYNRRIAEIAVKLGLLRRDIDLLLYGRHSRPIYKALANFTDPFIPGVSNSPSGCLQLLKELGIEIKNVTKFRRPVDLTEEEKSRLASEIIVRASLSAPPELSPYVPRLVLGEVFSLPQESEESGLKDVDEFATSLNAVAKQNQPILGLEVAKGDRGGYYAQMQKLLNRYRRKIAESLGYLEGTEFYSGPLGYLQFFDATEYASENLVGTIVGMCLSSGFVDPYRPVLGMVRKNGFAKISTRCSKLLALKNINLAKAIRETCREIGGEGGGHATAGGALIEEDKINKFIEVFERNLLMQHQT; from the coding sequence ATGCTCAAGCCATTTGAGAAAGCCGCAAGAATTGTGAATGAGAATAGACATAAGGAAATTCTAGTTATTTCTCACTCCGATGCCGACGGTGTTTGTGCAGCAGCAATAATATCAAAGTGTCTTGAGCGTGAGGAAATTGAGTATTCTGTGAAGTTTGTCGAAACACCCCACAAGGAATCTTTCAAAGACATGCCGTCAGCAGATCTAACAATTTTGGCAGACGTTGGTAGTTCTCTTTTAGATCATCTTTGTGAAAGATTTTCGAACAGCAAATTGATTATCCTAGATCACCATGAAATAGATCAAGACATACATCAGGAGAATCTTGTGCACTTAAATGCTCATCTTCTAGGCATGGATGGGGGAATCGAAATAAGCGGAGCGGGAATGGCGTACCTTTTTGCTCTCGCCCTCTACGAGAAAAACGTCGATCTTTCTCATTTGGCGATCATTGGTGCACTGGGTGATGCTCAAGATCTATGGGGAGAGCTTAAGGGTTATAACAGAAGAATAGCTGAAATCGCAGTAAAACTCGGACTTCTACGAAGGGACATAGATTTACTTCTTTATGGCAGACATTCAAGACCAATCTACAAGGCATTGGCAAATTTTACCGATCCGTTCATTCCGGGCGTGAGTAATTCCCCTTCTGGTTGTCTCCAATTGCTTAAAGAACTTGGAATAGAAATCAAGAACGTCACAAAATTTAGACGACCTGTCGATCTTACTGAAGAGGAAAAGAGCCGTCTTGCTTCAGAAATCATCGTACGAGCGAGTCTAAGTGCTCCTCCAGAGTTGTCTCCATATGTTCCGAGGTTAGTACTCGGAGAAGTTTTTTCGCTTCCGCAAGAGAGCGAGGAAAGTGGTCTGAAGGATGTTGACGAGTTTGCTACCTCTTTAAACGCGGTCGCTAAGCAAAATCAACCAATTTTGGGTTTAGAGGTTGCCAAAGGAGACAGAGGAGGATATTATGCGCAAATGCAAAAGTTATTGAACAGATATAGAAGAAAAATTGCTGAGAGCCTAGGCTATCTAGAAGGAACAGAATTTTACAGTGGCCCATTGGGATATTTGCAGTTCTTTGATGCGACGGAATACGCGAGCGAGAATTTAGTTGGAACGATTGTTGGGATGTGCTTGTCTTCTGGTTTCGTCGATCCGTACAGACCGGTCCTTGGAATGGTCAGAAAAAACGGATTTGCAAAAATTTCGACAAGATGCTCCAAATTATTGGCTCTTAAAAACATTAACTTGGCTAAGGCAATTCGGGAAACCTGTAGAGAAATTGGAGGTGAAGGAGGAGGTCATGCAACAGCCGGCGGAGCCCTGATCGAGGAAGATAAGATCAACAAATTTATAGAAGTTTTTGAAAGAAATCTCCTTATGCAGCACCAGACTTAG
- a CDS encoding ATP-dependent DNA ligase, which produces MKYLTLAETFEKLEKTSSYLEKNEIIVSLLQNTPPEYIEKVVLLLLGRAWPTYVSKETGVGIQQLKKAISLASGYPTSQVEHLLKKMGDLGEVAQELIKKKKQVSLFQKPLTVSDVFETIKRLPEITGESSIDRKIERVASLLTSAQPIEAKFIVRTVLGDLRIGVAEGRLRDAIADAFNIPPEDVEKAYMLTSDYALVAKTAAEKGIEGVRGLSVVVGRPVSPMLAQRAESIAEVLQRMNGKAAFEIKLDGIRIQAHKDGEKVILFTRRMEDYTSMFPDMIYPLRRAIKAEKAIVDGELVAIDPETKKPMPFQEVLKRRRKYGIEKTAKQIPVELHLFDVLLVDDRAMLERPYVERRKILEKIIEENEKVFIVEQKVLSREEEIREFSDYAIKIGHEGLLAKELNSPYRAGRREFLWLKIKPVLETLDLVVVGVLYGKGKRAGVFGSYILAARDPASGKFKTVTKCGSGFTDEDLKDLTELFQPLILQKPDPSVDIEIDVDAHVEPKIVFEVAYEEIQASPEEKHTSGFGLRFPRFIRIREDKRPEEAATINEIAELYRRQEERKAKSGAA; this is translated from the coding sequence ATGAAATACCTTACCTTAGCTGAAACCTTCGAAAAATTAGAAAAAACTTCATCTTATCTCGAAAAAAATGAGATAATCGTGTCTTTACTGCAGAACACTCCTCCTGAATACATCGAAAAAGTAGTGCTTCTTCTCCTTGGAAGGGCTTGGCCGACATATGTCTCTAAAGAAACGGGCGTTGGAATACAACAGCTTAAAAAAGCGATCTCGCTCGCGTCTGGTTATCCAACCTCACAGGTCGAACATCTTCTTAAAAAAATGGGGGACTTGGGCGAAGTTGCACAAGAGCTGATAAAGAAAAAGAAACAAGTTTCGCTATTCCAAAAACCACTAACAGTCTCTGACGTCTTTGAGACGATAAAAAGATTGCCGGAGATTACCGGAGAGAGCTCTATTGATAGAAAAATTGAGCGAGTAGCCTCCCTTCTAACAAGTGCTCAACCAATTGAAGCAAAATTCATTGTTAGGACGGTTTTGGGCGACCTCAGAATTGGTGTGGCAGAGGGTAGATTGCGCGATGCAATAGCGGATGCTTTCAACATACCCCCTGAAGATGTAGAGAAGGCATACATGCTTACATCAGATTATGCGCTGGTTGCAAAAACCGCCGCCGAGAAAGGTATAGAAGGAGTTAGGGGTCTTTCGGTGGTAGTCGGGCGTCCAGTTAGTCCAATGCTTGCCCAACGAGCGGAAAGTATAGCGGAAGTCCTTCAGAGAATGAACGGTAAAGCGGCTTTTGAGATTAAACTCGACGGTATAAGAATCCAAGCACATAAAGATGGAGAGAAAGTAATTCTCTTCACAAGAAGAATGGAAGACTATACAAGCATGTTTCCAGACATGATATATCCTCTCCGCAGAGCGATAAAAGCGGAGAAAGCGATAGTCGACGGAGAGCTCGTAGCAATTGATCCAGAAACAAAAAAACCCATGCCATTTCAAGAAGTTTTGAAGAGAAGGAGAAAATATGGAATCGAGAAAACGGCGAAGCAAATACCAGTGGAGCTTCACCTTTTCGATGTCCTGTTAGTCGATGACAGAGCCATGTTAGAACGACCGTATGTTGAAAGAAGAAAGATACTCGAAAAAATAATCGAGGAAAACGAAAAAGTCTTCATCGTCGAACAAAAAGTTCTTTCGAGAGAAGAGGAGATCAGAGAATTCTCGGACTACGCGATAAAAATCGGTCATGAAGGCCTACTCGCGAAGGAATTGAACTCTCCCTACAGGGCTGGGAGAAGAGAATTCCTTTGGTTAAAAATAAAACCTGTTTTAGAAACGCTGGATTTGGTTGTTGTTGGTGTTCTGTATGGGAAGGGCAAAAGAGCAGGAGTCTTTGGTAGCTACATTTTGGCGGCCCGAGATCCGGCATCTGGTAAATTCAAGACCGTGACAAAATGTGGTTCGGGTTTCACAGATGAGGATCTAAAAGATTTGACGGAATTGTTTCAACCACTCATTTTGCAAAAACCTGATCCCTCTGTGGATATCGAAATCGACGTCGACGCCCACGTAGAACCGAAAATAGTCTTCGAAGTCGCATACGAGGAAATCCAAGCCAGTCCGGAAGAGAAACATACAAGTGGATTTGGTTTAAGGTTCCCACGATTTATCAGAATAAGAGAGGACAAACGTCCCGAAGAAGCAGCCACGATAAACGAAATTGCAGAACTCTACAGAAGACAGGAAGAGAGAAAAGCTAAGTCTGGTGCTGCATAA